A window from Ictalurus furcatus strain D&B chromosome 16, Billie_1.0, whole genome shotgun sequence encodes these proteins:
- the brf2 gene encoding transcription factor IIIB 50 kDa subunit has translation MSPSCSQCGSKNVVEDQLYSQTQWVCQDCGSVISEGTFTTVLSEEQHSTAVPYYLSTEVTKKPCPNLIKGLGSVRSLCRILRLSKHMESEVTSLYERAYNHPHFLNCHLMKKEMLGGSCVLSVCRQNNWPVAMGTISMLLDAEPTSVGAVYHDLIKTLNIQNTTSSFTELLESHCHEYKLSPNDVPDVCAESVERLVQRSSALLELATDVWIATGRQPLPLLTACVYVAWQSLKPMARMKYTLNKFCEIARLPTLKQSCVTRRDTVSRRVSEIREALCKLGRVLPWLRGGTVEPGSICTLVDDILSYRRTLMLQAMRSSELEEDAEEQSAASSEEVHWGKRHLFLPPSARNAKRPRPNSPEPDVNGDENISDTEIESYIRSPEEVKFYVEVQKKLTEDKK, from the exons ATGTCCCCTTCGTGCTCACAGTGTGGCTCGAAAAATGTGGTGGAGGATCAGCTGTATAGTCAGACGCAGTGGGTGTGTCAGGACTGCGGCTCCGTCATCTCAGAGGGGACTTTCACCACCGTACTGAGTGAAGAGCAACACTCTACAG CCGTGCCTTATTACCTCAGCACAGAGGTGACGAAGAAGCCATGTCCCAACCTGATCAAAG gtctgGGTAGCGTGCGCTCTCTGTGCCGCATCCTCAGGTTATCCAAACACATGGAGTCTGAGGTGACAAGCTTGTACGAGCGTGCCTATAATCACCCCCACTTTCTGAATTGCCATTTGATGAAGAAGGAGATGTTGGGGGGCTCCTGTGTGCTGTCCGTCTGCAGGCAGAACAACTGGCCTGTTGCCATGGGAACCATCAGCATGCTGTTAGACGCCGAGCCAACTTCCGTAGGCGCCGTCTATCACGACCTGATTAAAACCCTGAACATCCAAAATACAACAAGCAGCTTCACTGAGCTGCTGGAGAGCCACTGTCACGA gtatAAGCTGAGCCCCAATGATGTGCCCGATGTCTGTGCGGAGTCTGTCGAGCGGTTGGTGCAGCGGAGCTCTGCACTGTTGGAACTGGCCACTGATGTGTGGATAGCAACCGGACGCCAACCGCTGCCCCTCCTcactgcgtgtgtgtatgtggccTGGCAGTCTCTCAAACCCATG gccCGTATGAAGTACACCCTGAATAAGTTCTGTGAGATAGCAAGGTTGCCAACGTTGAAGCAGTCGTGTGTGACGCGGCGGGACACAGTGTCACGGCGCGTCAGCGAGATCAGGGAGGCGCTGTGTAAGCTGGGCCGTGTCTTGCCCTGGCTCAGAGGAGGCACCGTCGAGCCCGGCTCCATCTGCACGCTGGTCGATGACATCCTCTCATACCGCAGAACTCTGATGCTGCAGGCCATGAGGAGCAGTGAGCTCGAGGAGGATGCTGAAGAACAGAGTGCAGCCTCCTCTGAAGAAGTGCACTGGGGAAAAAGGCACCTTTTCCTGCCTCCTTCAGCAAGGAACGCAAAGCGTCCGAGACCCAACTCACCCGAGCCAGACGTCAACGGAGATGAGAATATATCAGACACGGAGATAGAATCATACATTCGCTCGCCGGAGGAGGTGAAGTTCTATGTGGAGGTGCAGAAGAAACTGACTGAGGACAAGAAGTGA